A stretch of the Pirellulales bacterium genome encodes the following:
- a CDS encoding PA14 domain-containing protein — MKIGVHVWIVAAASLVASGNGAFATTIDADAYYAGSIPVASGTGLNGLYYGQPATAGNVADDTYVASNSPVATFLSTGIDYPTGVTGSSYADTNTLANFLSPDAGSLSVPSAGSNTLGNQLITFTGYIALQAGTTTLQLGVDDGGYVNIGGVGFGSPGTIIDNDGDHAYAIVQGSVTVTNAGLYPIYIDYHEDGGNTGLSFQYGTGDVVPASVLYPSAPVPEPASMILLGIGGLSMLWFGRGRRWINPRCFRAS; from the coding sequence ATGAAAATCGGAGTGCATGTGTGGATCGTCGCCGCGGCCAGTCTGGTCGCTTCCGGCAATGGCGCGTTTGCAACCACGATCGACGCGGACGCCTACTACGCCGGATCGATCCCCGTTGCTTCCGGAACGGGATTGAATGGCCTGTATTACGGCCAGCCCGCAACCGCCGGCAACGTAGCCGACGATACGTACGTCGCGTCGAATTCGCCCGTTGCAACGTTCCTGTCCACCGGGATCGATTATCCGACCGGTGTCACCGGCTCCAGCTATGCTGACACGAATACGCTTGCAAACTTCCTTTCGCCGGATGCCGGGTCGCTTTCCGTTCCTAGCGCCGGCAGCAACACGCTCGGCAACCAGTTGATTACGTTCACCGGCTATATCGCGTTGCAGGCTGGCACTACGACATTGCAGTTGGGGGTCGACGACGGCGGCTACGTCAATATAGGCGGCGTTGGTTTCGGCTCACCGGGCACTATTATCGACAACGACGGCGATCATGCTTATGCGATCGTCCAGGGCTCGGTGACCGTGACGAATGCGGGGCTCTATCCGATTTATATCGACTACCATGAAGACGGGGGCAACACCGGCTTGTCGTTTCAATACGGCACTGGCGATGTTGTTCCGGCGAGCGTGCTTTACCCGTCCGCGCCGGTGCCCGAGCCGGCATCAATGATCCTGCTTGGCATCGGTGGACTCAGCATGCTCTGGTTTGGCCGAGGGCGCCGCTGGATCAATCCGCGTTGTTTTCGGGCCAGTTGA
- a CDS encoding PEP-CTERM sorting domain-containing protein: MPDSCRAIILMRRSLYGAAIFAAFAFTGAANAAIITSLTDSFTGTSIDPTKWNAIDKGLESTGPAGYNAPSESAGGLSLGGTTNNSYWYGSSLESVNTFSITQPTTVSVDRVSLSGSGSAFRSSLWIIGSDGNDYIQFAQDHSESGWEINALGSPTQSGNTAGDTTSADTPTNSGESIAAFNAALNDLGSHTMELQFTPIAGNEVSIQPFLDGIAGPIYTFSDWTSPDFNVVLTGQARANDDTVDAVFENFSAAVVPEPSSLTLALLGFAALGLVVRVRRSSPVCAAIS; this comes from the coding sequence ATGCCTGATAGTTGCCGAGCGATTATCTTGATGCGGCGTTCGCTTTATGGCGCTGCCATTTTTGCCGCGTTCGCGTTTACCGGGGCCGCAAACGCGGCGATCATCACTTCGTTGACCGATAGTTTTACGGGCACGTCGATCGATCCGACGAAATGGAATGCGATCGACAAGGGTCTCGAAAGCACCGGGCCGGCCGGTTACAACGCCCCGTCCGAATCGGCGGGCGGACTGAGCCTCGGTGGCACGACGAACAACTCCTATTGGTATGGCAGTTCCCTGGAATCGGTGAATACGTTCTCCATCACTCAGCCGACGACGGTTTCCGTCGATCGCGTTTCGTTGAGCGGCAGCGGCAGCGCGTTTCGATCGAGCCTGTGGATTATCGGCAGCGACGGAAACGACTACATCCAATTCGCCCAAGATCATTCCGAGTCGGGCTGGGAGATCAACGCCCTAGGCTCTCCGACGCAATCGGGAAACACGGCCGGTGACACCACCTCCGCCGACACTCCCACCAATTCTGGCGAATCGATCGCGGCATTTAATGCCGCGCTGAACGACTTGGGATCCCACACGATGGAACTGCAATTCACGCCGATCGCTGGAAACGAGGTCAGCATCCAACCGTTCTTGGACGGTATTGCCGGCCCAATCTATACGTTCTCGGATTGGACCTCGCCAGACTTCAACGTCGTCTTGACGGGCCAGGCAAGAGCCAACGACGACACGGTCGATGCCGTGTTCGAGAATTTCAGCGCCGCCGTTGTCCCGGAACCGTCGTCGTTGACGCTCGCGCTGCTGGGATTTGCGGCGCTCGGCCTCGTCGTTCGAGTGCGGCGTAGCTCGCCTGTTTGCGCAGCTATTTCATAG
- a CDS encoding PEP-CTERM sorting domain-containing protein has protein sequence MKAGFGIAAVLAALCFGTAANAAIITSLSDSFTGTSVDLTKWNEIDKGLQETGPAGYNAPSESAGGLSLGGTANNGYWYGSSLESVNAFSITQPTMVSVDRASLTGSGTAYRSSLWIIGGDGNDYIHFSQDVAETGWQINAQGLSSESGGAGDAGSPTYNGEGEGITAFNSVAPDQGSHTMELLFTPISGSEVSIQPFLDNIAGPVYTFDDWTATDFNVILTGQARTTDDTVDAIFQNFNAAVVPEPSSLVLAGIGALALCFALRCSASHGTGILGRLG, from the coding sequence ATGAAAGCCGGATTCGGAATTGCAGCGGTGCTGGCGGCGCTTTGTTTCGGCACCGCGGCGAATGCGGCAATCATCACATCGTTGTCCGACAGTTTCACCGGCACGTCGGTCGACCTGACGAAGTGGAATGAGATCGACAAAGGCCTGCAAGAGACCGGGCCTGCCGGTTACAACGCGCCCTCCGAATCGGCCGGCGGCCTGAGCCTTGGCGGCACGGCGAATAACGGCTATTGGTATGGCAGTTCGCTCGAGTCGGTAAACGCATTTTCCATCACCCAGCCCACGATGGTGTCGGTCGATCGCGCCTCGCTGACCGGGAGTGGAACGGCGTATCGGTCGAGTCTGTGGATCATCGGCGGTGATGGCAACGACTACATCCACTTTTCGCAAGATGTCGCTGAGACTGGCTGGCAAATCAATGCCCAAGGCTTGTCCTCAGAATCGGGCGGCGCAGGCGACGCAGGTTCGCCCACGTACAACGGCGAAGGCGAAGGGATCACGGCCTTCAACTCCGTGGCGCCGGATCAAGGTTCCCACACGATGGAACTGCTGTTCACGCCGATATCGGGATCGGAGGTGAGCATTCAGCCGTTTTTGGATAACATCGCCGGCCCGGTTTACACGTTCGACGACTGGACTGCCACGGATTTCAACGTGATTTTGACGGGGCAGGCGCGAACCACGGACGATACGGTCGACGCGATATTCCAGAATTTCAATGCGGCCGTCGTGCCAGAACCATCCTCGCTGGTGCTTGCCGGGATCGGTGCTCTCGCTCTTTGCTTCGCGCTCCGTTGTTCTGCTTCACACGGTACTGGAATCCTGGGCCGATTGGGTTAG
- a CDS encoding PEP-CTERM sorting domain-containing protein has translation MKAAATILASLFICAGLLQSVANGTIITNGDFETGNLSPWTADPGPNGDSISVVNVSGGYYGAPVSSATNGNHAVAFNSGNSSAGGTLSQTFTSTLGLTYDVQFQYTTNTGSQSLAASVVGEAGSLGSETATGNYSSLQTFSFDFVGDGDLDTLEFYDLPANNSSGEDGVLDNVSISPVSVPEPSSILILALGALGLTLGAARNRTRRSEL, from the coding sequence ATGAAGGCTGCGGCTACCATCCTTGCGAGCTTGTTTATTTGCGCGGGTTTGCTGCAATCGGTAGCCAACGGAACCATCATTACAAACGGCGACTTCGAAACGGGAAATCTTTCTCCCTGGACAGCCGATCCTGGGCCCAACGGCGACTCGATCTCTGTCGTCAACGTTTCGGGCGGCTACTACGGTGCCCCTGTCAGCTCGGCCACGAACGGCAACCATGCCGTCGCGTTCAACAGCGGGAATTCGAGTGCGGGAGGCACCCTGTCGCAAACGTTCACGAGCACTCTCGGCCTGACGTACGACGTGCAGTTCCAATACACGACAAATACGGGCAGTCAATCGCTGGCGGCGTCGGTGGTCGGCGAAGCCGGCTCGTTGGGCTCTGAAACCGCGACTGGAAATTACAGTTCGTTGCAAACCTTCAGTTTCGACTTCGTCGGAGACGGCGACTTAGACACGCTCGAGTTTTACGATCTTCCGGCGAACAATTCGTCGGGAGAGGACGGCGTTCTCGACAATGTTTCGATATCGCCGGTTTCGGTTCCCGAGCCGTCGTCAATTCTGATTCTTGCTCTCGGCGCACTCGGCCTTACTCTCGGTGCCGCGCGAAATCGCACGCGTAGAAGCGAGCTCTGA
- a CDS encoding S53 family peptidase — MLRRNSRSTERKQRWALNFEALEPRAMMSASTNSTLNAPPAPPAVSIMEPMVTAVPIAGGITPLSSATTTGPFNPLQIRQIYGFDKLSLNGAGTTIAIVDAYNDPTIAQDLQTFDTEFSLPYAQLTIHKTTTTNNAKWDLETALDVEWAHAIAPAANILLVEATSDSTDDLMSAVNYARNAAGVSVVSMSFGGPEFESSWNPSSWFSENQTDYDSGTFVTPQGHLPVSFVSSAGDVGSRVIYPSTSPNVLAVGGTVITASEATKVGTSSVPNNWQSMSYDVESAWSDGGGGFSGVESRPAYQNGFDTSSMRSTPDVAYGAAGFWVFDSNNGDWNSASGTSAGAPQWAGIIALANQERAQSGGDTLSNTVADIYQLPSSDFHDITTGSTGAYSAKVGFDQTTGRGTPIANLLVNDLAHSEWLPPPVNPIGTGTGIGISPTPPAKALVATVTPTTTPTTTPTTTTSTTMKASIANVVASPSVSPTLHAAGPATLRASDAADQLFEAMFGFEE; from the coding sequence ATGCTTCGCCGCAACTCCCGCTCAACCGAACGCAAGCAGCGCTGGGCGCTTAATTTCGAAGCCCTGGAACCACGCGCCATGATGAGCGCAAGCACGAATAGCACGCTCAACGCGCCGCCGGCGCCGCCCGCCGTGTCGATCATGGAGCCGATGGTAACCGCCGTGCCGATTGCCGGCGGGATTACGCCGCTTTCCTCGGCGACAACCACTGGCCCGTTCAATCCTTTGCAAATCCGCCAGATCTACGGCTTCGATAAGCTGTCGCTCAACGGCGCCGGCACGACGATCGCCATTGTCGATGCCTATAACGATCCGACGATCGCCCAAGACCTGCAAACGTTCGACACAGAGTTCAGTTTGCCGTACGCCCAGCTTACGATCCACAAGACCACGACCACCAACAACGCGAAGTGGGATCTCGAAACAGCGCTCGACGTGGAATGGGCCCATGCCATCGCGCCGGCCGCGAATATCTTGCTCGTCGAGGCCACCAGCGATTCGACCGACGACTTGATGTCGGCGGTCAACTATGCCCGCAACGCGGCCGGCGTGAGCGTCGTCTCGATGAGCTTTGGCGGTCCGGAATTCGAGAGTTCGTGGAACCCCAGTTCGTGGTTCAGTGAAAACCAGACCGATTACGACAGCGGCACGTTCGTCACACCGCAAGGGCATCTGCCGGTGTCGTTCGTCTCGTCGGCTGGTGATGTCGGATCAAGGGTAATCTATCCGTCGACATCGCCGAATGTTCTGGCAGTGGGCGGCACGGTGATCACGGCGTCTGAAGCGACGAAAGTCGGGACGTCCAGCGTGCCGAACAATTGGCAGTCGATGTCTTACGACGTTGAATCGGCATGGAGCGACGGCGGCGGCGGGTTCAGCGGCGTCGAATCGCGGCCGGCCTATCAGAACGGGTTCGACACCAGTTCGATGCGGTCCACGCCCGACGTTGCCTATGGCGCCGCCGGCTTCTGGGTTTTCGACTCGAACAATGGCGACTGGAACAGCGCGAGCGGCACAAGCGCCGGAGCGCCGCAGTGGGCGGGGATCATCGCCCTGGCGAACCAGGAACGTGCCCAGTCGGGCGGCGACACGCTGTCGAACACCGTGGCCGACATCTATCAACTCCCATCGAGCGATTTCCACGACATCACCACCGGCAGCACCGGCGCCTATAGCGCCAAGGTCGGCTTCGATCAAACCACCGGTCGTGGCACGCCGATCGCCAACCTGTTGGTCAACGACCTGGCCCACAGCGAGTGGCTTCCGCCGCCGGTGAACCCGATCGGGACCGGCACGGGCATCGGCATAAGCCCCACGCCGCCAGCGAAGGCGTTGGTCGCAACGGTGACGCCGACAACCACGCCGACCACCACGCCGACCACGACGACATCGACCACAATGAAAGCGAGCATCGCCAATGTCGTCGCTTCGCCGTCAGTGTCGCCGACCCTGCATGCCGCCGGCCCGGCAACGCTCCGCGCATCCGACGCAGCCGACCAGTTGTTCGAGGCAATGTTCGGATTTGAGGAATAA
- a CDS encoding PDZ domain-containing protein — MNRRNLWVIAAPLAPRPSPLTLVAGALLLFAIPMAQAQQTQDSQSPPSNSATKPPPNPEPPQNLPGPAVPATPAVPAAPKAPRAPAPTAAAPGRTASPHGTGASPPATEPGFLGVVTDDRQEKGAGVRVVELQSGGPADIGGLRSGDLITSLNGTAVHNQTDMLPLLQKLAPNSKVTFGVDRGGQQQTIAVTLGTRPPTGQRRYEKFGQIPDPQPEPATGGGIGSETPVGPLPDTLPPGNPTPANEPGRFPADVLPGGAPLPGGPSNGSAPNGLPNLAGPDSGIQLGTRALPTVAPSRRPLLGVRTRPLTGEIQRRLRLPSTQGALVVARTLGSPAAVAGIPLDAVITAVDGKAVGLPQDLTALIGQAGPGREVEITYFYEGSEQHAKVKLAEVALGSSGLLGGSPISAGPVPAPPAPQANQLPVPDDKTRIDALERRVQQLEHRVDDLEQSLRRLK, encoded by the coding sequence CCCTCGCCTTTAACCCTCGTTGCCGGAGCGCTGTTACTTTTCGCCATTCCGATGGCTCAAGCACAGCAGACGCAGGATTCGCAATCGCCTCCGTCAAATAGCGCCACAAAGCCGCCGCCGAATCCCGAACCCCCACAGAACCTTCCTGGGCCCGCTGTGCCGGCGACGCCCGCTGTGCCGGCGGCGCCTAAGGCGCCGAGGGCACCTGCGCCAACCGCGGCCGCTCCGGGCAGGACTGCTTCGCCGCATGGAACCGGCGCCAGCCCGCCCGCAACAGAACCCGGCTTTTTGGGCGTCGTGACCGACGATCGGCAAGAAAAGGGGGCCGGAGTGCGCGTCGTCGAATTGCAAAGTGGCGGCCCCGCCGACATCGGCGGACTGCGGTCCGGCGATCTAATCACAAGCCTCAACGGCACGGCGGTCCATAACCAAACCGATATGCTTCCCTTGCTGCAAAAGCTTGCTCCGAACAGCAAGGTGACATTCGGCGTCGATCGTGGCGGACAGCAACAAACCATCGCGGTCACGCTTGGCACTCGCCCGCCGACCGGCCAGCGGCGATACGAAAAATTCGGTCAGATTCCCGATCCGCAGCCGGAACCGGCCACAGGAGGCGGAATCGGGTCGGAAACCCCTGTTGGACCGCTGCCGGATACTTTGCCGCCCGGCAATCCAACGCCAGCCAATGAACCCGGTCGATTCCCGGCCGATGTTTTGCCAGGCGGCGCTCCGCTTCCCGGAGGGCCAAGCAATGGTTCGGCCCCAAACGGTTTGCCAAACTTGGCGGGACCCGATTCGGGCATTCAACTGGGAACGCGGGCTTTGCCCACCGTCGCGCCGTCGCGGCGTCCGCTGCTCGGCGTGCGAACTCGCCCGCTGACGGGCGAGATTCAGCGGCGGTTGCGGTTGCCGTCGACGCAGGGCGCGCTGGTTGTCGCCCGCACGCTTGGCTCTCCAGCGGCCGTGGCAGGAATTCCTTTGGACGCCGTGATCACTGCCGTCGACGGCAAAGCTGTCGGTTTGCCGCAGGATCTGACGGCATTGATCGGTCAGGCCGGCCCTGGACGCGAGGTGGAAATCACCTATTTCTATGAGGGAAGCGAGCAGCACGCGAAAGTGAAGCTGGCGGAAGTCGCATTGGGCTCGAGCGGCTTGCTCGGAGGCAGTCCGATCAGTGCCGGTCCGGTCCCCGCTCCGCCGGCCCCGCAGGCCAACCAATTGCCCGTGCCCGACGACAAGACCCGAATCGACGCTCTCGAACGCCGTGTTCAGCAGTTAGAACACCGGGTCGATGATCTAGAGCAATCGCTCCGCCGCTTGAAATAG